The genomic window CAAGACGGAAATTTTCACTAATTGGCGGAACTTGGAATATAGAATTATGAGCAAAAACATGATTTTCATTTAAAAGCTTTAAATTTTCAAATATATTTCCATCATGCAACAAAACAAGTTTAGTGCTAAATCCTCCTTTTCGCTCCTCAAATTTTAAAATTAGTTTGGCCATTTCATCCACAAAATGGATGGGTTTAAAATTCTCATCTACAAAATTATTACATTGTTTTAATTGCCAGATCAGATACTCATTTTCAAAAAGATAAACAGGATCATTTGGAGTTTCCCAATTAATTCTAAAACTCTTTTTCTCGTTTATTTTATCCATTGATTTTAAAATGTAACGTGTTTGACCACTATAATATTCATAATCTGGCGTAACCTCTTTTCCTTTTTCATCAACAATTTTAAGATAAGCTCCCCCTTGATCAAAATTGAGCTGAAAATATATAGTAGAAAAATTCTGAGGTTTAGTAATTATAGCTTGTGTACGTCTTAATTTTTGAAAAATGTCTATTTGTTTATCCATTTTGCACTTCTTTTTTTACCATTGATATTTAATTTTTTTGATAATGTTTCAAATATTTCTGTTTTCATATTAAAATATTTTATTATTGATAAAAATATCAATAATAAAATATTTTTAATCCTATCTCTAATATTTTTAGCCTTAAACACTAAATTTTATTATTGATATATATATTAATAAAGCAAATGGCAGCTTATCCTTTCTAAATTAATAATGTTTTTTTTAAAAGAATGATACAGAGATAATATCTTTAAAATGGTTTAAGTTTTAAAAACACCCTTTTATTTGCTTGACACAAAATAATCAATAAATTATAAAAAATAAAAAAATTTTTTTATTTTTAAGGAGTGTGGGATTTATGGCTTATGATGTAAAAAGAAAACAAAAGATGCCAATGGATGCATTGAAAATAGAAATTGACAAACTTGCGCGAGAAGGCGGTTTTAAGGCTGCAATTTTGGCTAATGAAGAAGGTCTTACAGTTGTCAATATTGAATCTGAATATGACAATGATGCATTGGCGGTATTAGCTGGTTTTTTAAGTACCTCAAGCAAAAGAATCAGTAATCTTGTGGGATTTAATAAAGTTAAGCATATGACTATGACTGATCCAGAAGGTAACACAGTTATATGTAGATTTTTTGAAATGTTTGGACAGCAGGTATCATTAGGGCTTATAACACGCATAGATCCAAATTTGTTTAAAATAGCGGATCAGGCTGTAGATACAATAAAAAGCCTTTTTTCAGATGAAGGGTAAAAAAATTCTAAAAAATATCCTGCTAATTAATCTTCAAATACTTAACTTTCAGAATCGTTTATCAATCAAAAACGATTCTGGAAGTTATATCAAATTCAATCAATTCGTATATAAACATAAAAAAAATTATTTTTAAAGGGAGGACATTTATTGTGTCTGTAACTACCTATAAAAGTGATGTAGTCATAATTGGCGGTGGGCTTGCTGGAATTGCTGCAGCCTTTGATCTGCTCGATAAAAACAAAAAAGTTACTATAATTGAGAGAGACAAAAGGGAAAATTTTGGCGGACTTGCAAAAGAATCCTTTGGCGGAATAATGATAGTAGGAACGCCCCATCAAAAAAGGCTTGGAATTAACGATACTCCTGAAATAGCCTTATCTGACTGGCTAAGTTTTGCAAATTTCGATGAAAATGATATATGGCCTCGAAAATGGGCAGAGTTTTATGTTAATGAATCAATCCCTTATATATACGAATGGTTGGTTAAACGTTCAGTAAAATTTCTTCCCCTTGTAAATTGGCCTGAAAGAGGTATTTTTAAACCCGGGAATTCTGTTCCAAGATGGCATATTGTTTGGGGAACAGGATATGAATTGATAAGGTTGATTTTAAAGCATCTTGAAGCTCATCCTAAACGCAATAATTTAAATATATATTTTAACCATAAAGTAGATAATTTAATTGAACAAAATGGAAAAATAATTGGTTGTTCAGGTGTTAAAGAAGATTCTCAAGAAGAATTTGAAGCCCAAGCAGATGCAGTAATTATAGCCTCAGGCGGGATATGCGGCGGAGATTTATCGAAAGTTAGAGATAATTGGTATAAACCATGGGGACAGCCGCCTAAAACTCTTTTAAATGGTTCACACCCTTTTGCTGATGGTTTGCTCCATGATTGCGTTGATAAATTAGGTGGAAATGTAACGCATCTTGACTTGCAATGGCATTATGCAGCAGGCATTCATCACCCTAAACCTAAAAGAGCTATGCATGGTTTGAGCTTAGTGCCTCCGCGCTCTGCTTTATGGGTAAATGCGTTAGGGAAAAGAATTGGACCTGTTCCTCTTATGGGTTATACTGATACGAGATATGTTGTTGAACAAATATGCAAGCAGCCTGGCCAATACTCATGGCAAATACTTAATTTTGAAATCGCCATAAAAGAGCTTGCAGTTTCAGGCAGTGAATACATGAATGCATTTAGATATAAAAAGAAGTTTAAGCTTCTTATGGATGTTTTATTTGGCAATAAAGAACTTGTAAGAAGGCTCATAAAAGAATCAAAGGACATTATTACAGGAATAAATATTAGATCCCTTGTTCATAAAATGAATGAAGTTAGTAATGAGTATAAAATTGATAAAGATTTGCTTGAGTCTGAAATTAAAGCCTATGATGATCAAATTGATAGGGGGCCTGCATTATTTAATGATGACCAGTTGAGGCGTATTGCAAATTTTAGAAATTATAGAGGAGACAGAATTAGAACCTGTAAATTTCAAAAAATAAACGATAAAGATGCTATGCCTTTAATTGCTATTCGAGAATTTATATTAAGCCGTAAAAGTCTCGGAGGGATCCAGACTGACCTTTCTTGTCGTGTGCTTGATAAGGAAGGAAGTCCTATAGATAATTTATACGCAGTAGGTGAATCAGCCGGTTTTGGAGGAGGCGGTATTCACGGACAAGGCTCATTGGAAGGGACTTTTTTAGGAAGCTGCATTTTAACAGGCAGGATTGTCGCAAAATCGATTTAAATAATTTTTTTTGACGAGATGAAAAGGAATAAAGATATGGCAACTCAAAAAAAAACAGGCGGATGGTTAACAGTTTATGCTTTAGAGCAATTGCCAGTAACTCACACATTTGGTATTCCTGGCGTTCAAAATACTGAAATTTATGATGCTTTGAATAATTCTAAAAAAATTCAGCCGATACTTGTTACTCATGAAGGTGGAGCTTCATTCATGGCTGATGCTATCAGCAGAACTTCAAGTTTAATTGGAGTTGCTGTAATAGTTCCGGGTGCTGGTGTAACTCATGCTATGAGCGGAATAGGTGAATCATTTCTTGCCGGAATACCTATGATAGTTATAGCTGGAGGTATCAGAAGAGATATTGATAAATCATATCAGCTCCACGAATTAGACCTTCATAAACTTTTATCCGCAATCACAAAAAAAACTTATTTGATAAAATCCCATTCAGAAATTGTTTCAACTATATTTGAAGCTTATTCTGTAGCTACTTCAGGAGAGCCTGGCCCTGTTTTCGTTGAAATTCCAGTTAATCTTCAAATTTATGCTGGAGAAATAGAAAATCTGCCTGTGTTTCAATCAAAGAAAAATAATCCTGTTCCTGATTCAGATAAAATTAAAGAAGCTGCAGATTTAATAGCTAATTCTTCTCAACCAGGAATGTTTTTAGGTTGGGGAGCAAGGGATTGTTCTGACCTGTCTGTAAAACTTGCCGAACTTTTAAATGCTCCTGTTTCCACAACTCTTCAAGGTTTAAGTGTTTTTTCCTATAATCATCCTCTTCATACAGGAATGGGGTTTGGGCCAAGTTCTGTTCCAGCTTCTGAAAATGCGTTTAAAAATTGCGATTGTCTTATAGCTATTGGCGCAAGGTTTGGAGAAATTCCAACTGGCAGTTATGGTGTAAAAGTCCCAGAAAATTTAATTCATATAGATATAAACTCTGATGTATTTAATAAAAACTATCCAGCAAAAGTAGCAATTAATGCTGATGCCTCAGACGCTGTTAATGCTTTACTGGAAGCTTTAAAAAATATTAATTATACATCTAAGGCAAATGGATCGTCCATTAAGGGAAAAATAAAAAAGGATAAACAAGAATATATTGAAGAATGGAAAAAACACATCACTGATAAAGTGAATCCTTGTATATTTTTTGAAAAATTACGCAATAAATTATCACATGATGCAATAACTGTATGCGATGACGGGAATCATACGTTCCTCACAGAAGAACTTTTTCCCATGTACAAATCAAAGCATTTTATTTCGCCAACTGATTTTAACTGTATGGGATATTGCATTCCCGCTGCAATTGGAGCTAAGCTTGTAAACCCTGAAAAGCAAGTTATTGGCATTGTAGGTGACGGGGCATTTTTAATGACCTGTATGGAAATTATTACAGCATCAACAAACAATTTAGGAGTAATTTATTTTGTATTTTACGACGGAGAACTTTCACAAATAGCCCAAGGCCAAGAGATCCCCTATAATAGAAAAGTATGTACAATACTTGGAAAGATTGATGTAAAAGGAGTAGCAGACGCTACAGGAGCAGCATTCCTTGTCATAGAAAAAAACGATAATATTGATTCAACTATAGATAAAGCTCTTGAAATTTCTAAAAAAGGACAACCTGTTATCGTTGATGTTAAAGTTGATTATTCAAAAAGAACAAAATTCACTAAAGGTGTAGTAAAAACTGTTTTTAAACGATTCCCTTTAGGCGATAAAATAAGATTTATCGGCCGAGCTATCTATCGAAAAATTATTGATTAATTATTTTACATCAAATCCCTCATTTTTTATTTTAAATCTCTACAGAAGTAAAAGGAGGATTGGAAGGATTAAATTATTATTTGTAGTGGCCTCTTTAAATTCAAAAGCCCCAACATCTAATTGGCCATCAGAGTATCTTGTTTGCATTTGAAGCGGATGAACGTATTCATTAACTGGAGTAAGATTGAAACCGTTGCCTGAACCTGGATCAATACCCGAATTTATTCCATTCGAGCCACTTTGTAAACGATATTCAATATTGTCTCTGTTCACAAAGGTTACATTTTTTTCGTTATTACTATAAGTCCCTGAAAAACTGCCGTTTCTAATGGTTGTGAAATTATCAAAAATGTTATTAACTATTTGCCCGGTTGGATTGCCTCCAATATTTAAAGCTATTCCATTATTTCTATCGTTTACAATAGTATTGTTGTTAAAATAAAGAATTTGCAAAGGATTATTTGTGTTTTCCCTTGCATAAGATATGGCTGTTGTATTTGCTGCCTTTGGAGACTGATGTAATTCGTTTCCAATAATATACGACAATCCTCCTTCAGGAAGATCAATTAAATAGCTGGAGGCTTTGTCGGATGAACTATCATTATGATCAATTATACGGTTATAAAGAATATAATTTTCATCTGCCCTGCTTTTTACATTGTGCCCTTCGTACGCATCGTGAGAATAACTTTTAATCATTGTAAATTTAGCCCCTCTTCCTATGTATATATTATGACTGAATCCATTGTTTGATTTTCCGTGATCACGAAATTCACAGGATTCTATTGTGATATCTTCAGTTCCTAAGTTTCCTGTTAAAATACCCATTTCGTTATCATGAAAATAGCAATTTATTAGACTTAAGCTACTACTCCCTTCATATCTAATTCCTGCACCGTTATTATCTGGTACATCAGCATTGGAAAATTCAATATTTTCGATAACAACGTTGCTACCGCCAATGACCCAGATAGCTTTACCATTGGAAATACTTACGCCAGATGCGTTTAAATGCGCCCTACCATTAACACCGCGTATTGTAAGGTTATTCTGATACCAGGTAGCCACAATTCCGGATCCAGTATATTCGCCTGCTTCGATTAAAATTACATCGCCATCTTTAGCATCCGCGGCAGCAGCATTTGGACTTGCATATTGAACTGGAATAGAAAGCGTAGCTCCTTTTACGGCATGCGGCATAAAAATTAATAATACTATTAACAAAATATTCAAACATTTTTTTCTCATAAATAATATCTCTCCATTTTAAATAAATATGCCTGTCAGCTCAAATGTTTAACATATTAGAGCCTATCTGACAAATAATTTTTCTTTAATCATATCTCTAACGAGATCATCTTTAACTTTGCCTGAATCAACTACTAAAATTTTTCTGCCTTGCGCATATACTGATATACATATATAATCTTGACTTAACTCTAAGAGTTATTTAATATCTTTTAGGCGTAATTGGCTTATACTGTAAAAAAAAGAGGGGAACATAATATGAAAAAATTAAGTTTATTATCACAAATAATAACATGTTTAGGACTATTTTTGCTAATAGGATGCAGTGGTGGAGGTGGTGGCAGCGATAATTCTAATGATAAACCAGAAAGTTATACATTAAAAATTAACATAGTTGGAAATGGAAGTGTATCTATATCCCCTAGCGGGGGAGTTTATGATGCAGGAACAACTATAACAATAACAGCTATTCCTGATTCTGATTGGATATTTAAAAGCTGGAGTGGTAGTTTTACAGGCGCAAAAAATCCTCAACCAATAATAATGGATTCAAATAAAACAATAATTGCAAATTTTGATGAAGCTTATAAATATAGCCTTAGCGGAACGGCTGCTTCTGGTTATCCAATTATAGGAACTGTTTATGTAAAAGATGCTAACTATACAATTTTTTCAACCCAAACAAATAATGATGGTTCTTTTAAAATCGATATAAAGAATTTAACTCCTCCATATTTACTATGGGCAGAAGGAACTGCTAATGGTAAATTTATAAGACTTTATTCTATAGCTTATGAAGCAGGTACTGTTAATATTAGCAATGCAACGCATATAATAGTTGCAATGGCTTTAAAAGCTGATCCTTACACTTATTACAATTCTAAACCTTCTTCCGCAAGTCCTAAGGAAGATGCTATAAAAACAGCAAAAGAAAAAATTTTTAATCTACTTAAAGAAGTTTTCCCTGTATGGTCGATTCCAACTGATTTTGATATTATTAAAGGAAGTTTTCAGGCGGACGGCACTAAATTTGATAAACTTCTTGAAACAATAAATATGACCTGTGAAGGCAAAATAGTTCAAATGTCATCAGAAGGAACAATCTTTTTT from Desulfobacterales bacterium includes these protein-coding regions:
- a CDS encoding FAD-binding dehydrogenase, translated to MSVTTYKSDVVIIGGGLAGIAAAFDLLDKNKKVTIIERDKRENFGGLAKESFGGIMIVGTPHQKRLGINDTPEIALSDWLSFANFDENDIWPRKWAEFYVNESIPYIYEWLVKRSVKFLPLVNWPERGIFKPGNSVPRWHIVWGTGYELIRLILKHLEAHPKRNNLNIYFNHKVDNLIEQNGKIIGCSGVKEDSQEEFEAQADAVIIASGGICGGDLSKVRDNWYKPWGQPPKTLLNGSHPFADGLLHDCVDKLGGNVTHLDLQWHYAAGIHHPKPKRAMHGLSLVPPRSALWVNALGKRIGPVPLMGYTDTRYVVEQICKQPGQYSWQILNFEIAIKELAVSGSEYMNAFRYKKKFKLLMDVLFGNKELVRRLIKESKDIITGINIRSLVHKMNEVSNEYKIDKDLLESEIKAYDDQIDRGPALFNDDQLRRIANFRNYRGDRIRTCKFQKINDKDAMPLIAIREFILSRKSLGGIQTDLSCRVLDKEGSPIDNLYAVGESAGFGGGGIHGQGSLEGTFLGSCILTGRIVAKSI
- a CDS encoding thiamine pyrophosphate-binding protein; the protein is MATQKKTGGWLTVYALEQLPVTHTFGIPGVQNTEIYDALNNSKKIQPILVTHEGGASFMADAISRTSSLIGVAVIVPGAGVTHAMSGIGESFLAGIPMIVIAGGIRRDIDKSYQLHELDLHKLLSAITKKTYLIKSHSEIVSTIFEAYSVATSGEPGPVFVEIPVNLQIYAGEIENLPVFQSKKNNPVPDSDKIKEAADLIANSSQPGMFLGWGARDCSDLSVKLAELLNAPVSTTLQGLSVFSYNHPLHTGMGFGPSSVPASENAFKNCDCLIAIGARFGEIPTGSYGVKVPENLIHIDINSDVFNKNYPAKVAINADASDAVNALLEALKNINYTSKANGSSIKGKIKKDKQEYIEEWKKHITDKVNPCIFFEKLRNKLSHDAITVCDDGNHTFLTEELFPMYKSKHFISPTDFNCMGYCIPAAIGAKLVNPEKQVIGIVGDGAFLMTCMEIITASTNNLGVIYFVFYDGELSQIAQGQEIPYNRKVCTILGKIDVKGVADATGAAFLVIEKNDNIDSTIDKALEISKKGQPVIVDVKVDYSKRTKFTKGVVKTVFKRFPLGDKIRFIGRAIYRKIID
- a CDS encoding right-handed parallel beta-helix repeat-containing protein gives rise to the protein MRKKCLNILLIVLLIFMPHAVKGATLSIPVQYASPNAAAADAKDGDVILIEAGEYTGSGIVATWYQNNLTIRGVNGRAHLNASGVSISNGKAIWVIGGSNVVIENIEFSNADVPDNNGAGIRYEGSSSLSLINCYFHDNEMGILTGNLGTEDITIESCEFRDHGKSNNGFSHNIYIGRGAKFTMIKSYSHDAYEGHNVKSRADENYILYNRIIDHNDSSSDKASSYLIDLPEGGLSYIIGNELHQSPKAANTTAISYARENTNNPLQILYFNNNTIVNDRNNGIALNIGGNPTGQIVNNIFDNFTTIRNGSFSGTYSNNEKNVTFVNRDNIEYRLQSGSNGINSGIDPGSGNGFNLTPVNEYVHPLQMQTRYSDGQLDVGAFEFKEATTNNNLILPILLLLL